The Pongo abelii isolate AG06213 chromosome 20, NHGRI_mPonAbe1-v2.0_pri, whole genome shotgun sequence genome window below encodes:
- the ZNF226 gene encoding zinc finger protein 226 isoform X1, translating into MNMFKEAVTFKDVAVAFTEEELGLLGPAQRKLYRDVMVENFRNLLSVGHQPFKQDVSPIERNEQLWIVTTATRRQGNLGEKNQSKLITVQDRESEEELSCWQIWQQIANDLTRCQDSMINNYQFHKQGDFPCQVGTELSIQISEDENYLVNKADGPNNTGNPEFPILRTQDSWRKTFLTESQRLNRDQQISIKNKLCQCKKGVNPIGWISHHDGHRVHKSEKSYRPNDYKKDNMKILTFDQNSMIHTGQKSYQCNECKKPFGDLSSFDLHQQLQSGEKSLTCVERGKGFCYSSVLPVHQKVNVGEKLKCDKEFSQGAHLQTHQKVHVIEKPYKCKQCGKGFSRRSALNVHCKVHTGEKPYNCEECGRAFSQASHLQDHQRLHTGEKPFKCDACGKSFSRNSHLQSHQRVHTGEKPYKCEECGKGFICSSNLYIHQRVHTGEKPYKCEECGKGFSRPSSLQAHQGVHTGEKSYVCTVCGKGFTLSSNLQAHQRVHTGEKPYKCSECGKSFRRNSHYQVHLVVHTGEKPYKCEICGKGFSQSSYLQIHQKAHSIEKPFKCEECGQGFNQSSRLQIHQLIHTGEKPYKCEECGKGFSRRADLKIHCRIHTGEKPYNCEECGKVFRQASNLLAHQRVHSGEKPFKCEECGKSFGRSAHLQAHQKVHTGDKPYKCDECGKGFKWSLNLDMHQRVHTGEKPYKCGECDKYFSQASSLQLHQSVHTGEKPYKCDVCGKVFSRSSQLQSHQRVHTGEKPYKCEICGKSFSWRSNLTIHHRIHVGDKSYKNNRGGKNIRESTQEKKSIK; encoded by the coding sequence gagagaaaaatcaaagtaaGTTAATTACTGTTCAAGACAGAGAATCAGAAGAAGAGCTTTCTTGCTGGCAAATCTGGCAACAAATTGCAAATGACTTAACCAGGTGTCAAGACTCCATGATCAATAATTATCAGTTTCACAAACAAGGTGATTTCCCTTGCCAGGTAGGGACAGAACTGTCTATTCAAATTTCTGAAGATGAGAACTATTTAGTAAATAAAGCAGATGGTCCCAATAATACTGGGAATCCAGAGTTTCCTATCTTGAGAACCCAGGATTCTTGGAGGAAAACATTCCTGACTGAGTCACAGAGATTGAACAGAGATCAGCAGatttccataaaaaataaattatgtcaaTGTAAGAAGGGTGTTAATCCCATTGGTTGGATTTCACATCATGATGGTCATAGAGTACACAAAAGTGAAAAATCTTATAGACCCAATGATTACAAAAAAGACAACATGAAGATTTTGACATTTGATCAGAATAGCATGATTCACACAGGACAGAAATCTTACCAGTGTAATGAGTGTAAAAAACCCTTCGGTGATCTCTCCAGCTTTGATCTTCATCAGCAGTTACAATCAGGAGAGAAGTCTCTTACATGTGTTGAGCGTGGAAAAGGCTTCTGTTACAGCTCAGTTCTTCCTGTTCATCAGAAAGTAAATGTGGGAGAAAAACTTAAGTGTGATAAGGAATTCAGTCAGGGCGCTCATCTACAGACCCATCAGAAAGTCCACGTGATagagaaaccatacaaatgtaAGCAATGTGGGAAAGGTTTCAGTCGTAGATCAGCACTTAATGTTCATTGTAAGGTCCACACGGGAGAGAAACCTTATAATTGTGAGGAGTGTGGGAGGGCCTTCAGTCAGGCCTCTCATCTTCAGGACCATCAGAGACTCCACACCGGGGAGAAGCCATTCAAATGTGATGCATGTGGTAAGAGCTTCAGTCGGAATTCACATCTTCAATCCCATCAAAGAgttcatacaggagagaaaccatacaaatgtgAGGAGTGTGGTAAGGGCTTCATTTGTAGCTCAAATCTTTACATTCATCAGAGAGTCCACACAGGAGAAAAACCCTATAAATGTGAGGAATGTGGTAAAGGCTTTAGTCGGCCTTCAAGTCTTCAGGCCCATCAGGGagtccacactggagagaagtCATACGTATGTACTGTATGTGGGAAAGGCTTTACTCTGAGTTCAAATCTTCAAGCCCATCAGAGAGtgcacactggagagaagccatACAAATGCAGTGAGTGTGGGAAGAGCTTCAGGAGGAATTCCCATTATCAAGTTCATCTAGTGgtccacacaggagagaaaccctataaatgtgaGATATGTGGGAAGGGCTTCAGTCAAAGTTCGTATCTTCAAATCCATCAGAAGGCCCACAGTATAGAGAAACCTTTTAAGTGTGAGGAGTGTGGGCAGGGTTTCAATCAGAGCTCACGACTTCAGATTCACCAGCTGATCCATACGGGTgagaaaccatacaaatgtgAAGAGTGTGGCAAGGGATTTAGTCGTAGAGCAGATCTTAAAATTCACTGTAGAatccacacaggagagaaaccatATAATTGTGAGGAGTGTGGGAAGGTCTTCAGGCAGGCCTCAAATCTTTTGGCCCATCAGAGAGTCCACAGTGGAGAAAAACCattcaaatgtgaagaatgtgggaaGAGTTTCGGTCGGAGTGCACATCTTCAAGCCCATCAAAAAGTCCACACTGGAGATAAGCCATACAAATGTGATGAGTGTGGGAAGGGCTTCAAGTGGAGCTTGAATCTTGACATGCATCAGAGGGTGCACACAGGAGAAAAACCGTATAAATGTGGGGAGTGTGATAAGTACTTCAGTCAGGCCTCAAGTCTTCAACTTCATCAGAGTgtccacacaggagagaaaccatacaaatgtgatgtgtgtggtaAAGTCTTCAGTCGGTCTTCACAACTACAATCTCATCAGCGAGTTCACACTGGGGAGAAACCTTATAAATGTGAGATATGTGGTAAGAGCTTCAGTTGGCGATCAAATCTTACAATTCATCACAGAATCCATGTTGGCGATAAATCCTATAAAAATAATAGGGGTGGTAAGAACATCAGAGAAtccacacaggaaaaaaaatctataaaatga
- the ZNF226 gene encoding zinc finger protein 226 (The RefSeq protein has 3 substitutions compared to this genomic sequence) yields the protein MNMFKEAVTFKDVAVAFTEEELGLLGPAQRKLYRDVMVENFRNLLSVGHQPFKQDVSPIERNQQLWIVTTATRRQGNLGEKNQSKLITVQDRESEEELSCWQIWQQIANDLTRCQDSMINNYQFHKQGDFPCQVGTELSIQISEDENYLVNKADGPNNTGNPEFPILRTQDSWRKTFLTESQRLNRDQQISIKNKLCQCKKGVNPIGWISHHDGHRVHKSEKSYRPNDYKKDNMKILTFDQNSMIHTGQKSYQCNECKKPFGDLSSFDLHQQLQSGEKSLTCVERGKGFCYSSVLTVHQKVNVGEKLKCDKEFSQGAHLQTHQKVHVIEKPYKCKQCGKGFSRRSALNVHCKVHTGEKPYNCEECGRAFSQASHLQDHQRLHTGEKPFKCDACGKSFSRNSHLQSHQRVHTGEKPYKCEECGKGFICSSNLYIHQRVHTGEKPYKCEEFGKGFSRPSSLQAHQGVHTGEKSYVCTVCGKGFTLSSNLQAHQRVHTGEKPYKCSECGKSFRRNSHYQVHLVVHTGEKPYKCEICGKGFSQSSYLQIHQKAHSIEKPFKCEECGQGFNQSSRLQIHQLIHTGEKPYKCEECGKGFSRRADLKIHCRIHTGEKPYNCEECGKVFRQASNLLAHQRVHSGEKPFKCEECGKSFGRSAHLQAHQKVHTGDKPYKCDECGKGFKWSLNLDMHQRVHTGEKPYKCGECDKYFSQASSLQLHQSVHTGEKPYKCDVCGKVFSRSSQLQSHQRVHTGEKPYKCEICGKSFSWRSNLTIHHRIHVGDKSYKNNRGGKNIRESTQEKKSIK from the coding sequence gagagaaaaatcaaagtaaGTTAATTACTGTTCAAGACAGAGAATCAGAAGAAGAGCTTTCTTGCTGGCAAATCTGGCAACAAATTGCAAATGACTTAACCAGGTGTCAAGACTCCATGATCAATAATTATCAGTTTCACAAACAAGGTGATTTCCCTTGCCAGGTAGGGACAGAACTGTCTATTCAAATTTCTGAAGATGAGAACTATTTAGTAAATAAAGCAGATGGTCCCAATAATACTGGGAATCCAGAGTTTCCTATCTTGAGAACCCAGGATTCTTGGAGGAAAACATTCCTGACTGAGTCACAGAGATTGAACAGAGATCAGCAGatttccataaaaaataaattatgtcaaTGTAAGAAGGGTGTTAATCCCATTGGTTGGATTTCACATCATGATGGTCATAGAGTACACAAAAGTGAAAAATCTTATAGACCCAATGATTACAAAAAAGACAACATGAAGATTTTGACATTTGATCAGAATAGCATGATTCACACAGGACAGAAATCTTACCAGTGTAATGAGTGTAAAAAACCCTTCGGTGATCTCTCCAGCTTTGATCTTCATCAGCAGTTACAATCAGGAGAGAAGTCTCTTACATGTGTTGAGCGTGGAAAAGGCTTCTGTTACAGCTCAGTTCTTCCTGTTCATCAGAAAGTAAATGTGGGAGAAAAACTTAAGTGTGATAAGGAATTCAGTCAGGGCGCTCATCTACAGACCCATCAGAAAGTCCACGTGATagagaaaccatacaaatgtaAGCAATGTGGGAAAGGTTTCAGTCGTAGATCAGCACTTAATGTTCATTGTAAGGTCCACACGGGAGAGAAACCTTATAATTGTGAGGAGTGTGGGAGGGCCTTCAGTCAGGCCTCTCATCTTCAGGACCATCAGAGACTCCACACCGGGGAGAAGCCATTCAAATGTGATGCATGTGGTAAGAGCTTCAGTCGGAATTCACATCTTCAATCCCATCAAAGAgttcatacaggagagaaaccatacaaatgtgAGGAGTGTGGTAAGGGCTTCATTTGTAGCTCAAATCTTTACATTCATCAGAGAGTCCACACAGGAGAAAAACCCTATAAATGTGAGGAATGTGGTAAAGGCTTTAGTCGGCCTTCAAGTCTTCAGGCCCATCAGGGagtccacactggagagaagtCATACGTATGTACTGTATGTGGGAAAGGCTTTACTCTGAGTTCAAATCTTCAAGCCCATCAGAGAGtgcacactggagagaagccatACAAATGCAGTGAGTGTGGGAAGAGCTTCAGGAGGAATTCCCATTATCAAGTTCATCTAGTGgtccacacaggagagaaaccctataaatgtgaGATATGTGGGAAGGGCTTCAGTCAAAGTTCGTATCTTCAAATCCATCAGAAGGCCCACAGTATAGAGAAACCTTTTAAGTGTGAGGAGTGTGGGCAGGGTTTCAATCAGAGCTCACGACTTCAGATTCACCAGCTGATCCATACGGGTgagaaaccatacaaatgtgAAGAGTGTGGCAAGGGATTTAGTCGTAGAGCAGATCTTAAAATTCACTGTAGAatccacacaggagagaaaccatATAATTGTGAGGAGTGTGGGAAGGTCTTCAGGCAGGCCTCAAATCTTTTGGCCCATCAGAGAGTCCACAGTGGAGAAAAACCattcaaatgtgaagaatgtgggaaGAGTTTCGGTCGGAGTGCACATCTTCAAGCCCATCAAAAAGTCCACACTGGAGATAAGCCATACAAATGTGATGAGTGTGGGAAGGGCTTCAAGTGGAGCTTGAATCTTGACATGCATCAGAGGGTGCACACAGGAGAAAAACCGTATAAATGTGGGGAGTGTGATAAGTACTTCAGTCAGGCCTCAAGTCTTCAACTTCATCAGAGTgtccacacaggagagaaaccatacaaatgtgatgtgtgtggtaAAGTCTTCAGTCGGTCTTCACAACTACAATCTCATCAGCGAGTTCACACTGGGGAGAAACCTTATAAATGTGAGATATGTGGTAAGAGCTTCAGTTGGCGATCAAATCTTACAATTCATCACAGAATCCATGTTGGCGATAAATCCTATAAAAATAATAGGGGTGGTAAGAACATCAGAGAAtccacacaggaaaaaaaatctataaaatga
- the ZNF226 gene encoding zinc finger protein 226 isoform X2, with protein MVENFRNLLSVGHQPFKQDVSPIERNEQLWIVTTATRRQGNLGEKNQSKLITVQDRESEEELSCWQIWQQIANDLTRCQDSMINNYQFHKQGDFPCQVGTELSIQISEDENYLVNKADGPNNTGNPEFPILRTQDSWRKTFLTESQRLNRDQQISIKNKLCQCKKGVNPIGWISHHDGHRVHKSEKSYRPNDYKKDNMKILTFDQNSMIHTGQKSYQCNECKKPFGDLSSFDLHQQLQSGEKSLTCVERGKGFCYSSVLPVHQKVNVGEKLKCDKEFSQGAHLQTHQKVHVIEKPYKCKQCGKGFSRRSALNVHCKVHTGEKPYNCEECGRAFSQASHLQDHQRLHTGEKPFKCDACGKSFSRNSHLQSHQRVHTGEKPYKCEECGKGFICSSNLYIHQRVHTGEKPYKCEECGKGFSRPSSLQAHQGVHTGEKSYVCTVCGKGFTLSSNLQAHQRVHTGEKPYKCSECGKSFRRNSHYQVHLVVHTGEKPYKCEICGKGFSQSSYLQIHQKAHSIEKPFKCEECGQGFNQSSRLQIHQLIHTGEKPYKCEECGKGFSRRADLKIHCRIHTGEKPYNCEECGKVFRQASNLLAHQRVHSGEKPFKCEECGKSFGRSAHLQAHQKVHTGDKPYKCDECGKGFKWSLNLDMHQRVHTGEKPYKCGECDKYFSQASSLQLHQSVHTGEKPYKCDVCGKVFSRSSQLQSHQRVHTGEKPYKCEICGKSFSWRSNLTIHHRIHVGDKSYKNNRGGKNIRESTQEKKSIK; from the coding sequence gagagaaaaatcaaagtaaGTTAATTACTGTTCAAGACAGAGAATCAGAAGAAGAGCTTTCTTGCTGGCAAATCTGGCAACAAATTGCAAATGACTTAACCAGGTGTCAAGACTCCATGATCAATAATTATCAGTTTCACAAACAAGGTGATTTCCCTTGCCAGGTAGGGACAGAACTGTCTATTCAAATTTCTGAAGATGAGAACTATTTAGTAAATAAAGCAGATGGTCCCAATAATACTGGGAATCCAGAGTTTCCTATCTTGAGAACCCAGGATTCTTGGAGGAAAACATTCCTGACTGAGTCACAGAGATTGAACAGAGATCAGCAGatttccataaaaaataaattatgtcaaTGTAAGAAGGGTGTTAATCCCATTGGTTGGATTTCACATCATGATGGTCATAGAGTACACAAAAGTGAAAAATCTTATAGACCCAATGATTACAAAAAAGACAACATGAAGATTTTGACATTTGATCAGAATAGCATGATTCACACAGGACAGAAATCTTACCAGTGTAATGAGTGTAAAAAACCCTTCGGTGATCTCTCCAGCTTTGATCTTCATCAGCAGTTACAATCAGGAGAGAAGTCTCTTACATGTGTTGAGCGTGGAAAAGGCTTCTGTTACAGCTCAGTTCTTCCTGTTCATCAGAAAGTAAATGTGGGAGAAAAACTTAAGTGTGATAAGGAATTCAGTCAGGGCGCTCATCTACAGACCCATCAGAAAGTCCACGTGATagagaaaccatacaaatgtaAGCAATGTGGGAAAGGTTTCAGTCGTAGATCAGCACTTAATGTTCATTGTAAGGTCCACACGGGAGAGAAACCTTATAATTGTGAGGAGTGTGGGAGGGCCTTCAGTCAGGCCTCTCATCTTCAGGACCATCAGAGACTCCACACCGGGGAGAAGCCATTCAAATGTGATGCATGTGGTAAGAGCTTCAGTCGGAATTCACATCTTCAATCCCATCAAAGAgttcatacaggagagaaaccatacaaatgtgAGGAGTGTGGTAAGGGCTTCATTTGTAGCTCAAATCTTTACATTCATCAGAGAGTCCACACAGGAGAAAAACCCTATAAATGTGAGGAATGTGGTAAAGGCTTTAGTCGGCCTTCAAGTCTTCAGGCCCATCAGGGagtccacactggagagaagtCATACGTATGTACTGTATGTGGGAAAGGCTTTACTCTGAGTTCAAATCTTCAAGCCCATCAGAGAGtgcacactggagagaagccatACAAATGCAGTGAGTGTGGGAAGAGCTTCAGGAGGAATTCCCATTATCAAGTTCATCTAGTGgtccacacaggagagaaaccctataaatgtgaGATATGTGGGAAGGGCTTCAGTCAAAGTTCGTATCTTCAAATCCATCAGAAGGCCCACAGTATAGAGAAACCTTTTAAGTGTGAGGAGTGTGGGCAGGGTTTCAATCAGAGCTCACGACTTCAGATTCACCAGCTGATCCATACGGGTgagaaaccatacaaatgtgAAGAGTGTGGCAAGGGATTTAGTCGTAGAGCAGATCTTAAAATTCACTGTAGAatccacacaggagagaaaccatATAATTGTGAGGAGTGTGGGAAGGTCTTCAGGCAGGCCTCAAATCTTTTGGCCCATCAGAGAGTCCACAGTGGAGAAAAACCattcaaatgtgaagaatgtgggaaGAGTTTCGGTCGGAGTGCACATCTTCAAGCCCATCAAAAAGTCCACACTGGAGATAAGCCATACAAATGTGATGAGTGTGGGAAGGGCTTCAAGTGGAGCTTGAATCTTGACATGCATCAGAGGGTGCACACAGGAGAAAAACCGTATAAATGTGGGGAGTGTGATAAGTACTTCAGTCAGGCCTCAAGTCTTCAACTTCATCAGAGTgtccacacaggagagaaaccatacaaatgtgatgtgtgtggtaAAGTCTTCAGTCGGTCTTCACAACTACAATCTCATCAGCGAGTTCACACTGGGGAGAAACCTTATAAATGTGAGATATGTGGTAAGAGCTTCAGTTGGCGATCAAATCTTACAATTCATCACAGAATCCATGTTGGCGATAAATCCTATAAAAATAATAGGGGTGGTAAGAACATCAGAGAAtccacacaggaaaaaaaatctataaaatga